In the genome of Dasypus novemcinctus isolate mDasNov1 chromosome 30, mDasNov1.1.hap2, whole genome shotgun sequence, one region contains:
- the LOC101411476 gene encoding olfactory receptor 7A17-like: protein MGHGNETQTSEFLLLGFAEDPEVQPLLFGLFLSMYLVTCSGNLLIILAIISDSHLHTPMYFFLSNLSLCDICLSSTTVPRMLASIQAQSRVITYAGCITQMYFFLLFGGLEDFLLAVMAYDRFVAICHPLHYTVIMNSRICILLVLGSWTMSFTQSCLQGLMVLRLSFCSHVEIPHFFCELRQMVQLACSDTFLNYLVTYFVAVALGGGPLVGVLFSYCKIVSSIRAISSSQGKYKAFSTCASHLTVVSLFYCTSIGVYLSPAASHNTYSGAPSSVMYTVVTPMLNPFIYSLRNKDIKGALKKCFGRKTCKVPFVLW from the coding sequence ATGGGGCATGGAAATGAAACACAAACttcagaatttcttctcctgggatttgCAGAGGATCCAGAAGTGCAACCGCTTCTCTTTgggctgttcctgtccatgtacttGGTCACCTGCAgtgggaacctgctcatcatcctggccatcatctcagactctcacctccacacacccatgtatttcttcctctccaacctgtcccTTTGTGACATCTGTTTATCCTCCACCACTGTCCCAAGGATGCTGGCAAGCATCCAGGCACAGAGCAGAGTCATAACCTATGCAGGCTGCATCACGCAGATGTactttttcttgctgtttggaGGGTTGGAAGACTTCCTCCTGgccgtgatggcctatgaccgctttgtggccatctgtcaccccctacATTATACAGTCATCATGAACTCCCGGATCTGTATCCTGCTGGTTCTAGGGTCTTGGACCATGAGTTTTACACAATCCTGTCTACAGGGGTTAATGGTGCTACGACTATCTTTTTGTTCACACGTGGAAATCCCCCATTTTTTCTGTGAACTTCGTCAGATGGTCCAGCTTGcctgttctgacaccttcctcaattaCTTAGTGACATATTTTGTAGCAGTAGCCCTGGGTGGGGGTCCCCTAGTTGGTGTCCTTTTTTCTTACTGTAAGATCGTTTCTTCCATACGTGCAATCTCATCATCTCAGGGgaagtataaagcattttccacATGTGCATCTCATCTCACAGTGgtctctttattttattgtacAAGCATAGGAGTGTACCTCAGTCCTGCTGCTTCACACAACACATATTCAGGTGCACCATCCTCAGTCATGTACACCGTGGTCACACCTATGCTGAACCCATTCATCTACAGTCTGAGGAATAAAGACATAAAGGGGGCTCTGAAAAAATGCTTTGGGAGGAAAACCTGCAAAGTTCCATTTGTCCTGTGGTAG